Proteins found in one Mangifera indica cultivar Alphonso chromosome 15, CATAS_Mindica_2.1, whole genome shotgun sequence genomic segment:
- the LOC123197505 gene encoding uncharacterized protein LOC123197505, producing MAASKNGRLLSTGSNKVDGALGDQQPSMDKILVFGGNGFVGSHTCIEVTERGLTVHSLSRRSAFTWFSKECNGWSDCNGIRFFACSSMSLGQYKNYNRKRKSEGSYQILYLKLPVARLCMVFYDVISLLSGLDMFSIFAQQYILINTMCMHKNNLSFANTTSYLYSLSLQSSLRQSNQIASPAALLYSFLCWTWKKMGTCQDVN from the exons ATGGCTGCGTCTAAAAACGGGAGATTGTTGTCAACCGGTTCAAACAAGGTAGATGGGGCACTAGGGGACCAGCAGCCTTCAATGGACAAG ATACTTGTATTTGGTGGAAATGGCTTTGTTGGCTCACATACATGTATAGAAGTGACTGAGCGTGGTCTGACTGTACATAGTCTTAGCAG GAGATCCGCCTTCACCTGGTTCTCTAAAGAGTGCAATGGCTGGAGTGACTGCAATGGTATAAGATTTTTTGCTTGTAGTTCTATGAGTTTAGGACAGTATAAGAACTATAATCGTAAAAGGAAATCCGAGGGAAGTTATCAAATTCTCTACCTCAAATTGCCTGTGGCCAGATTGTGTATGGtcttttatgatgtaatttcaTTGCTATCAGGCTTAGACATGTTTTCTATCTTTGCCCAacaatatatattgatcaacaCGATGTGTATGCATAAAAATAATCTCTCTTTTGCTAACACAACTTCTTATCTATATTCATTGTCACTGCAATCCTCTTTAAGGCAAAGCAACCAAATTGCCTCCCCTGCTGCTCTTCTGTACTCTTTTCTTTGTTGGACTTGGAAAAAGATGGGCACCTGTCAAGATGTAAATTAA
- the LOC123197472 gene encoding proline dehydrogenase 2, mitochondrial-like produces MAIRFLQPKLLHNARSFTRPLSSASSSLTSVSPLNFAEKPDPTIEKHDPCSSTLNTHDHQKLFRTISSAKLLRSLLNLNIAAVGPVVDLGLWVMNSRLMDIDISREIITGLVRHTFYEHFCAGESAAEAERCIEKINETGLRGMLFYSVEHTDDKNECDKNLRGFLQTAESAKSLDPSAVSFVVLKVSAICRMSLLKRVSDLLRWQQKDSSFNLPWKLHDFPIFADNSPLYHTLEKPEPLTQEEENELQQSYERIIKLCRACEEGNIPLVVDAEDTAVQPAIDYLTYASALTYNKGDNLIVSNTIQTYLKDAKERLFLATEAARKMGIPMGYKLVRGAYMSSESKIASSLGFESPIHNSIEETHACFNDCASFMLDKIADGSGGVVLATHNVKSGQMAVAKARDLGIDKRNSRVEFAQLYGMSDALSFGLRNAGFKVSKYMPYGPIDTVMPYLLRRAEENRGFLPASSLDRQLMSKELKRRLTASIF; encoded by the exons ATGGCCATTCGTTTTCTCCAACCAAAGCTCCTCCACAACGCCCGCTCCTTTACAAGGCCGCTCAGCTCTGCTTCTTCCTCCCTAACCTCCGTCTCCCCACTGAATTTTGCGGAGAAACCCGACCCGACCATCGAAAAACACGACCCATGTTCCTCAACGCTTAACACTCACGACCATCAGAAGCTTTTCCGAACGATTTCCTCGGCCAAGTTGCTACGTTCCTTGTTGAACCTCAACATCGCAGCCGTCGGGCCCGTCGTTGATCTCGGCTTGTGGGTTATGAATTCCAGGCTAATGGACATTGATATCTCCCGCGAAATCATCACTGGCCTCGTTAGACACACCTTTTACGAACATTTCTGCGCCGGCGAATCCGCCGCTGAGGCTGAACGTTGCATCGAGAAAATAAACGAGACCGGTTTGAGAGGGATGCTGTTTTATTCAGTGGAACATACGGATGATAAAAATGAATGCGATAAAAATTTGCGGGGGTTTCTACAGACAGCTGAATCCGCAAAGTCTCTTGATCCATCTGCG GTGAGCTTTGTGGTACTGAAAGTCTCGGCGATTTGCCGAATGAGTTTATTGAAGCGAGTCAGCGATTTATTGAGATGGCAACAGAAGGATTCTTCTTTCAATCTCCCATGGAAGCTCCACGATTTTCCCATTTTCGCGGACAACAGCCCGTTATATCACACGCTTGAAAAACCAGAGCCGTTGAcgcaagaagaagaaaacgaaCTCCAACAGAGTTATGAAAGAATAATAAAACTCTGTCGAGCGTGCGAGGAAGGGAATATTCCGTTGGTGGTGGACGCGGAGGACACGGCGGTGCAACCCGCCATTGATTATTTAACATACGCGTCGGCGCTTACGTATAATAAAGGTGATAATTTGATTGTATCTAACACAATTCAAACGTATTTGAAGGATGCGAAAGAAAGACTGTTTCTTGCGACGGAAGCCGCCAGGAAAATGGGAATTCCGATGGGGTATAAGCTGGTGAGAGGAGCCTACATGTCAAGCGAAAGTAAGATCGCGTCTTCTTTAGGGTTTGAATCGCCGATTCACAACAGCATAGAGGAGACTCATGCGTGTTTCAATGACTGTGCTTCCTTCATGCTTGATAAGATCGCCGATGGCTCCGGCGGTGTTGTTCTTGCAACCCACAATGTTAAATCAGGGCAAATGGCGGTGGCGAAGGCGAGGGATCTGGGAATCGATAAGAGAAACTCGAGAGTTGAATTCGCTCAGCTGTATGGAATGTCGGATGCGTTGTCGTTTGGACTGAGAAATGCAGGGTTTAAAGTGAGCAAATATATGCCTTATGGACCAATTGACACGGTGATGCCTTATCTTCTGAGAAGAGCTGAAGAGAACAGAGGATTTTTGCCAGCTTCAAGCCTTGATAGGCAACTAATGAG CAAGGAGTTGAAGAGAAGACTGACTGCTTCAATATTCTAA